The following proteins come from a genomic window of Pirellula staleyi DSM 6068:
- a CDS encoding leucine-rich repeat domain-containing protein, whose protein sequence is MTSIFRLRLALTALVLLGLVSTASAQGIFPDKNLEAVVRQYVFEKRNNDQPIVEADVQNLSQIVGKGKKIASLAGIEKCKSLLLVDLEDNEITDLAPLADIKGIQFLSVARNKITSIAPIEKLAAIQYLDISHNQVSDLAPVGKLPAIVNLYASKNQVKDLSSIAPCTKLVSLYVDGNPLENYSAVSSLKSLERIDLRGTGISDLAPLAELTELRYLLLSDNKITDLSVLLAMAKKDAEGPKRFSSFWRIYAANNPLSDAAKGAQVEELKKLGGRIELQ, encoded by the coding sequence ATGACCTCGATCTTCCGTCTTCGATTAGCGCTCACCGCACTGGTTCTCTTGGGACTCGTCTCGACTGCCTCGGCTCAGGGAATTTTTCCTGATAAGAATCTCGAAGCAGTGGTCCGTCAGTACGTGTTTGAAAAGCGAAATAACGACCAGCCGATCGTCGAAGCCGACGTCCAGAACCTTTCGCAGATTGTGGGAAAGGGTAAGAAGATTGCCAGCTTGGCGGGGATCGAAAAGTGCAAAAGTCTACTGCTGGTGGACCTCGAGGATAACGAAATCACCGACCTGGCGCCGCTGGCCGACATTAAAGGGATTCAGTTCCTGAGTGTCGCCCGGAACAAGATCACGAGCATCGCCCCCATCGAGAAGCTGGCCGCGATTCAGTACCTCGATATCAGCCACAATCAGGTAAGCGATCTCGCGCCGGTCGGTAAGCTGCCAGCGATTGTGAACCTGTATGCCTCGAAGAATCAGGTGAAGGATCTCTCGTCGATTGCACCATGCACGAAGCTTGTGTCGCTCTATGTCGATGGCAATCCGCTCGAGAATTACTCGGCGGTGAGCAGCCTGAAATCGCTCGAGCGGATCGATTTGCGTGGGACCGGTATCAGCGACCTGGCACCACTCGCGGAACTGACGGAACTTCGCTACCTGCTTCTTTCCGACAACAAGATCACCGATCTCTCGGTCCTCTTGGCGATGGCCAAAAAAGATGCAGAAGGGCCGAAGCGTTTTTCGAGCTTCTGGCGCATCTACGCTGCGAATAACCCGCTCAGCGATGCAGCCAAAGGTGCTCAGGTGGAAGAGCTGAAGAAGCTCGGCGGACGCATCGAACTGCAGTAA
- the nadE gene encoding NAD(+) synthase yields the protein MPIQLAAVTAGQDARKTSPVKLIRVGAAVLNQTPLDWDGNRDRILEAIELARSQSVSILCLPELCITGYGCEDAFHAPGTQSMAVRVLEEILPHTQGMIVSLGLPVMYHGSLYNAACLVVDGEVVGLACKQNLAGEGIHYEPRWFKPWPSMRQSTIDFAGRTLPIGDIVFECGDVRLGFEICEDAWVAERPGSLLATHGVDLILNPSASHFAFGKHEIRKRFVIEGSRAFQVGYVYANLLGNESGRAIYDGDAMIAASGNLLALGERFSYREVQVIAADVDINNIRMNRARSGSFRPVIATEAWKPVKSKFAFPDRDPVRTEVKASPWESSPTIKEEEFTRAVSLALLDYCRKSRSRGFVVSLSGGADSSGVSVLIASMVRFALAEIGAEKLASKMPYLPKLANAKTSHDFVRQLLSCVYQSTRNSGDVTRNAARTLAVAIGADYLEFDVDPLVQHYIQMVAGAIGRELDWKQDDLALQNIQARTRSPGVWMLANLRGALLLATSNRSEAAVGYATMDGDTSGGLSPIAGIDKAFLRKWLRWMQKEGPQGLAPITELSVVTDQPPTAELRPPSAKQTDEDDLMPYEVLDAIERAAIRDKLSPTDIQRAIGPDFPHYSVDQMAFWIERFFVLFARNQWKRERYAPSFHLDDENLDPKTWCRFPILSGGFARELAEFKRSRGDNQ from the coding sequence ATGCCGATTCAGCTCGCCGCTGTCACTGCTGGCCAAGATGCCCGAAAGACTTCACCTGTGAAACTGATCCGTGTCGGCGCTGCCGTCCTCAACCAAACGCCCCTCGACTGGGATGGAAACCGCGATCGTATCCTGGAGGCCATCGAGCTCGCGCGCTCGCAATCGGTGTCGATCCTCTGCCTCCCCGAACTTTGCATCACGGGCTACGGCTGTGAAGATGCGTTTCACGCTCCCGGCACACAGTCGATGGCAGTCCGTGTGCTCGAAGAGATCTTGCCCCACACACAAGGGATGATCGTTTCGCTCGGTCTCCCGGTGATGTATCACGGCAGCCTCTACAATGCTGCTTGCCTGGTGGTCGATGGCGAAGTGGTCGGTCTCGCCTGTAAACAAAACCTCGCAGGGGAAGGGATTCACTACGAACCACGCTGGTTCAAACCATGGCCTTCGATGCGTCAATCGACGATCGACTTTGCAGGCCGAACCTTGCCGATTGGCGACATCGTGTTTGAATGTGGCGATGTCCGTCTCGGATTCGAAATCTGCGAGGATGCCTGGGTCGCCGAGCGCCCCGGCAGCTTGCTTGCCACCCACGGGGTCGACCTGATCCTGAATCCCTCGGCGAGTCATTTTGCTTTCGGTAAGCACGAAATACGCAAACGCTTCGTCATCGAGGGATCGCGCGCGTTTCAGGTGGGCTATGTCTATGCCAACCTGCTGGGGAACGAATCGGGACGCGCCATCTACGATGGCGATGCCATGATCGCCGCCTCGGGCAACCTGCTCGCACTTGGCGAGCGGTTTTCCTACCGCGAAGTGCAAGTGATTGCGGCCGATGTCGACATCAACAACATTCGCATGAACCGGGCTCGCAGCGGCAGCTTTCGACCCGTGATCGCCACCGAGGCTTGGAAGCCGGTGAAGTCGAAGTTTGCGTTTCCCGATCGCGATCCAGTCCGAACCGAAGTGAAAGCCTCGCCGTGGGAATCATCCCCGACCATCAAAGAAGAGGAATTCACTCGCGCTGTTTCGCTCGCACTGCTCGACTATTGCCGCAAAAGCCGTTCGCGCGGCTTTGTGGTATCGCTCAGCGGCGGGGCCGATTCGTCGGGGGTTTCGGTCCTCATCGCCTCGATGGTGCGCTTCGCACTCGCTGAAATCGGTGCTGAAAAGCTCGCGTCCAAGATGCCTTACTTGCCAAAACTGGCAAACGCCAAAACGTCGCACGATTTCGTACGCCAGCTGCTGTCGTGTGTCTATCAATCGACGCGTAACAGTGGCGATGTCACGCGCAATGCCGCTCGCACCTTGGCCGTAGCGATCGGCGCCGACTACTTAGAATTCGACGTCGATCCGCTTGTGCAGCACTACATTCAAATGGTCGCTGGCGCGATCGGTCGCGAGCTCGACTGGAAGCAAGACGACCTGGCACTGCAAAACATACAGGCTCGCACCCGCTCGCCAGGTGTTTGGATGCTCGCCAATCTGCGCGGCGCACTGTTGCTGGCGACAAGCAATCGGAGCGAGGCGGCTGTCGGCTACGCCACGATGGATGGCGACACCAGCGGCGGGCTCTCGCCGATCGCTGGAATCGATAAAGCGTTCTTGCGCAAATGGCTCCGCTGGATGCAAAAAGAAGGGCCGCAAGGGCTCGCGCCGATCACAGAACTCAGTGTCGTGACCGATCAGCCTCCGACAGCCGAACTCCGTCCCCCTTCGGCCAAACAGACCGACGAAGATGACCTGATGCCCTACGAAGTACTCGATGCCATCGAGCGCGCGGCCATTCGCGACAAGCTCTCCCCCACCGATATCCAGCGGGCAATCGGCCCCGATTTCCCGCACTATTCGGTCGATCAGATGGCTTTTTGGATCGAGCGATTTTTCGTGCTCTTTGCTCGTAACCAGTGGAAACGCGAACGCTACGCGCCGTCGTTTCATCTGGACGACGAAAACCTCGATCCCAAAACCTGGTGCCGATTTCCGATTCTTTCGGGAGGCTTTGCGCGAGAACTCGCGGAGTTCAAACGCTCGCGCGGCGACAACCAATAA
- a CDS encoding peptide chain release factor-like protein — MTGEKLPPAPLPIGEVLASLAMVDAPHPAALPLEKLARECQIEFTRRGGPGGQHRNKVETAVVITHQPTGLAGQASETRSQDHNREEAYQRLRIELATGLRTRREPTAPISPLWEKFRKGRAVQINPGHPDFPALLAEALDLLLACELEYPLAAEKLALSTTQLVRLLQLAPEAHRLVSQLRVAAGKRPLK, encoded by the coding sequence GTGACCGGCGAAAAGCTCCCCCCTGCTCCACTCCCCATCGGCGAGGTGCTCGCTTCCCTGGCGATGGTCGACGCGCCACATCCCGCAGCACTGCCCCTCGAGAAGCTGGCGCGGGAGTGCCAGATCGAATTCACGCGCCGCGGTGGTCCGGGAGGACAGCATCGCAATAAAGTGGAAACCGCGGTGGTCATCACCCACCAACCGACGGGACTCGCTGGACAAGCGAGCGAAACACGGAGCCAGGACCACAATCGCGAGGAAGCATACCAGCGTTTACGCATCGAATTGGCGACCGGACTTCGCACGCGCCGCGAACCGACAGCGCCGATTTCACCTCTCTGGGAGAAGTTCCGCAAAGGTCGCGCGGTGCAGATCAACCCGGGTCATCCAGATTTTCCCGCGCTGCTGGCTGAAGCACTCGATCTGCTGCTGGCCTGCGAACTCGAATACCCCCTCGCTGCCGAAAAACTTGCCCTCAGCACCACACAACTGGTGCGGCTGCTGCAACTCGCTCCCGAAGCCCATCGGCTGGTGAGCCAGCTCCGGGTGGCTGCCGGAAAACGTCCTCTGAAATAG
- a CDS encoding SDR family NAD(P)-dependent oxidoreductase gives MSDSKTIVITGVTRGLGLAMARYFATHGHTVIGCGRLASLVAELQQELGSQHAISVVDVTDERAVAAWAEASLAKFGAPDLLLNSAAIINANNSLWNVPTDEFSRVVDINIKGVFHVTKHFAPAMIARQSGVIVNFSSGWGRSTSAEVAPYCATKYAIEGLTLALAAELPSGMAAIPLNPGVIATDMLQSCFGEDASSYPQPAAWAQVACPYLLQLSARHNGRSLSVPM, from the coding sequence ATGTCAGACTCGAAAACGATAGTCATCACCGGGGTCACACGTGGCCTCGGCCTCGCTATGGCGCGCTACTTTGCGACCCACGGTCACACGGTGATCGGCTGCGGTCGATTGGCGAGTCTTGTCGCTGAACTGCAGCAAGAGCTTGGCTCGCAGCACGCGATTTCCGTGGTCGATGTGACGGATGAACGAGCAGTTGCTGCTTGGGCTGAAGCATCCCTCGCCAAATTCGGCGCGCCCGATCTGCTCCTCAACTCAGCGGCGATCATCAACGCCAACAATTCGCTCTGGAACGTGCCAACCGACGAATTCTCGCGCGTGGTCGACATCAATATCAAAGGGGTTTTTCATGTCACGAAGCATTTTGCGCCGGCGATGATTGCTCGTCAGTCGGGAGTGATCGTCAACTTTTCGTCAGGCTGGGGACGAAGCACCAGCGCCGAGGTTGCGCCGTATTGTGCGACGAAGTACGCCATCGAAGGGCTCACCCTCGCACTCGCCGCCGAACTCCCTTCAGGAATGGCCGCGATTCCTTTGAATCCCGGCGTCATCGCAACCGACATGCTGCAAAGTTGTTTTGGTGAGGATGCATCGTCGTATCCGCAGCCTGCAGCGTGGGCCCAGGTTGCTTGTCCCTATCTCTTGCAGCTCTCGGCGCGTCACAATGGCCGCTCGCTCAGTGTGCCGATGTGA
- a CDS encoding DUF309 domain-containing protein, whose translation MNRVRRYAPTLTFPPYTYISGRAPHPIRDPAGHAFGKEPEEVAPLNAADWHCSVVYQKGIDLFNAGYYWEAHEVWESLWKVALRGSCEQTLLLLLIKLAAAGVKAREGRAVGIARHAARARELLDLLPSEREPFAGLSRAGIEQVIAAYEVLATQSVAKLAQFPATAEPVCVVEPALVLME comes from the coding sequence ATGAATCGTGTCCGCCGCTATGCACCGACACTCACATTCCCGCCTTACACCTACATCTCGGGGCGGGCTCCTCATCCGATCCGTGATCCTGCGGGACATGCGTTTGGCAAGGAGCCCGAGGAAGTAGCGCCGCTGAACGCCGCCGATTGGCATTGCTCGGTGGTGTACCAGAAGGGGATCGATCTCTTTAATGCTGGCTACTACTGGGAAGCCCATGAAGTGTGGGAATCGCTCTGGAAAGTTGCGCTGCGGGGAAGCTGTGAGCAAACGCTTTTGCTGCTGCTCATCAAGCTGGCAGCTGCCGGTGTGAAAGCACGCGAAGGACGCGCGGTCGGGATTGCGCGGCATGCAGCGCGAGCGCGTGAGCTACTCGATCTGCTCCCGTCGGAGCGTGAGCCTTTCGCTGGGCTGTCGCGTGCTGGAATCGAGCAAGTTATCGCCGCGTACGAAGTTTTGGCGACGCAGTCGGTTGCTAAGCTGGCACAATTTCCCGCCACGGCGGAGCCTGTTTGCGTCGTCGAACCAGCGCTGGTGCTAATGGAGTAG
- a CDS encoding GAF domain-containing SpoIIE family protein phosphatase has product MTDSLTSDFENDANYQCSSLDGLNRLLHVTHLLAVEIDLAKMLDTIVIEACRALRCERAILYQLDSKRNVLSAMAGTDQTIHLPLDSGVAGFVARQRLRVNLENPQLDPRWDSRHDRSTGFTTRSVLAVPLVAARDGRLLGVLEFLNNIGGPFDRDDEALSMAFSHHAAAALDRARLVDDIQRRRDLELSLNVAREVQRRFMPSKLPSIPGYEVATWWYPNEAVGGDYCDVVALQNGKAAVCVADVSGHGLGPSLLMASVRASLRTLLVTLDQPDELLHGIARAMADDFLFGPFVTMVVAMLDPIAHTLSFSNAGHAPAVHLSAETGAITPLSSTAPPLGVLDDGIFPLGPELALAPGDLVLLGTDGIIESMDYRGEQFGMSRLEQLLRKLAGAPVAELVRSIGREVELYYVGDSPPDDLTVLALRRSVKA; this is encoded by the coding sequence ATGACCGATTCCCTCACGAGTGACTTCGAAAACGACGCCAACTACCAATGCAGCAGTCTCGATGGTTTGAATCGACTGCTGCACGTGACCCACTTGCTCGCTGTCGAAATCGATTTGGCCAAGATGCTCGATACGATTGTGATCGAGGCTTGTCGCGCGCTGCGCTGTGAACGGGCGATCCTGTATCAGCTTGATTCCAAGCGAAATGTTCTCTCGGCCATGGCGGGGACCGATCAAACGATTCACCTGCCCCTCGATTCCGGTGTGGCCGGTTTTGTCGCGCGGCAACGACTCCGGGTGAATCTCGAGAATCCACAGCTCGACCCTCGCTGGGACAGCCGACACGATCGCTCGACCGGATTCACCACGCGGAGCGTCCTGGCTGTGCCGCTCGTGGCTGCCCGCGATGGACGCCTGCTCGGTGTGCTCGAGTTCCTGAACAATATCGGCGGCCCTTTTGATCGGGACGACGAAGCGTTATCGATGGCGTTTAGTCACCATGCAGCAGCCGCGCTCGATCGCGCGCGATTGGTGGACGACATTCAGCGTCGCCGCGATTTGGAACTCTCGCTAAATGTGGCCCGCGAAGTGCAGCGACGCTTCATGCCAAGCAAATTGCCGAGCATTCCAGGCTACGAAGTGGCCACGTGGTGGTATCCCAACGAAGCCGTGGGGGGCGACTACTGCGATGTCGTCGCGCTGCAAAATGGCAAAGCAGCAGTCTGTGTGGCCGATGTGAGTGGTCATGGTCTGGGGCCCAGTTTGCTGATGGCATCGGTACGAGCCTCGCTCCGCACCTTGCTCGTAACGCTCGATCAGCCCGACGAACTTCTGCACGGAATTGCCCGCGCCATGGCCGACGATTTTCTGTTCGGCCCGTTCGTCACGATGGTGGTGGCGATGCTCGACCCTATCGCGCATACCCTCTCGTTTTCGAATGCAGGACACGCGCCAGCGGTACATTTATCGGCTGAAACCGGCGCAATCACTCCTCTCTCGAGCACCGCGCCACCGCTGGGTGTTCTCGACGATGGGATCTTTCCTCTCGGGCCGGAACTGGCACTTGCTCCCGGCGATTTGGTGCTGCTGGGGACCGATGGGATCATCGAATCGATGGACTATCGTGGCGAGCAGTTTGGCATGTCGCGGCTGGAGCAACTGCTCCGCAAACTGGCCGGCGCGCCGGTGGCGGAACTCGTTCGAAGCATCGGCCGCGAAGTGGAACTCTACTACGTCGGCGACAGCCCCCCCGACGATCTCACCGTCCTTGCGCTGCGACGTTCGGTAAAAGCGTAA
- a CDS encoding PHB depolymerase family esterase: protein MPRASLLGHQEFAFESCGLTRHYWLFTPSSAAHDAPLLLMLHGAGTHGGVMPAFTGMSELATIAGFSVMYPSGTGRTPTTCSWNASRTRYPNFASRAAVDDVQFIITAIDHVREHASLAPRAIFAAGFSNGGMFAYRLAVELPSLFRAVASVAGPMLDAEDAPVTSPIPVCHIHGEHDEHVPFEGGIGRKSLSKMQFPAVRETLEFWKRTNRVHPVPATAILAPLEEDGTSVTRLHFRGATTREQLLVYTIAGCGHTWPGRSSPFTILGKSTRNLDASRAIWDFFASTLDA, encoded by the coding sequence ATGCCTCGTGCTTCGCTTCTCGGTCATCAAGAGTTTGCCTTCGAGTCGTGTGGACTGACGCGGCACTACTGGCTCTTCACCCCATCGAGCGCCGCGCACGATGCGCCGCTGCTGCTGATGCTGCATGGTGCGGGAACTCACGGCGGTGTGATGCCAGCCTTCACCGGCATGAGCGAACTGGCGACAATCGCTGGTTTCTCGGTGATGTATCCCAGCGGAACTGGGCGAACTCCCACCACCTGCAGCTGGAATGCGAGCCGAACGCGTTATCCCAATTTCGCAAGCCGCGCTGCTGTCGACGATGTGCAGTTCATCATCACAGCGATTGATCATGTGCGAGAACATGCTTCGCTTGCACCGCGCGCAATTTTCGCAGCCGGTTTCTCCAATGGTGGGATGTTTGCCTATCGCCTGGCGGTCGAATTGCCCAGCCTCTTTCGCGCGGTGGCTTCGGTAGCTGGTCCGATGCTCGACGCGGAAGATGCGCCCGTGACTTCACCGATACCTGTTTGCCACATTCATGGCGAGCACGATGAACATGTGCCGTTCGAAGGTGGGATCGGTCGCAAGAGCCTCAGCAAGATGCAGTTTCCCGCAGTGCGCGAAACGCTCGAGTTTTGGAAGCGGACGAACCGCGTGCACCCGGTCCCCGCTACTGCGATCCTTGCGCCACTCGAAGAAGATGGAACGAGCGTTACGCGCTTGCATTTTCGAGGCGCCACGACGCGCGAGCAATTGCTGGTTTATACCATTGCCGGCTGCGGCCACACCTGGCCCGGCAGAAGTTCGCCCTTCACCATTTTGGGCAAATCGACGCGTAATTTAGATGCGTCGCGAGCGATCTGGGATTTCTTCGCGAGCACGCTCGATGCATGA
- a CDS encoding acylphosphatase, with product MNSPDATFERVEVHYRGRVQGVGFRWNAQHIARDHEVQGTVRNLPSGEVHLIAEGSRAAVRAFLDEVYESMRLNITGVDERKLPATGEFIGFKIVS from the coding sequence ATGAATTCACCAGATGCCACTTTCGAGCGAGTAGAGGTCCACTATCGAGGGCGTGTGCAGGGGGTGGGGTTTCGCTGGAATGCCCAGCACATTGCCCGTGATCACGAGGTTCAAGGGACGGTTCGCAACCTCCCCTCGGGCGAGGTGCATTTGATTGCCGAAGGGTCCCGAGCTGCGGTGCGGGCCTTTTTGGACGAAGTTTACGAGAGCATGCGGCTGAACATTACCGGCGTCGACGAGCGAAAACTCCCCGCTACGGGCGAATTTATCGGCTTTAAGATCGTAAGCTGA
- a CDS encoding WD40 repeat domain-containing protein, producing MPRFSLLQLLLLGSLVAIAFGVFTSSQRLRHADALQSIQLSPDGQVLLVGYQDRSIEAWSLTGARPQLIGSTSTKASFPGYFGNQSLALLSDTEALLIDLAPNNVSPLSSLGPVEIVAWNFRTGNRRVVLRSSDSIHTLSFARDAGILATIATNHSEVKLYNLEDQTLIDKWSEPSMIESLHISQSGRYVTVMNFVGEQSTYDISDLSKRQKQSLSQSGFCPPAITDNGQIFHSVRQREDQLFRTLLQQPASSPGTFTTQELPAAEELICLAANSDGTKLAVKTSDALELWQFDSETAAQPSRRIPLKVSKRRFDPLALTYFFQDQLAISADGNVVASLDFPTGLTIWKDAEFQQPLQIGSRQRLLLIAIYWGAIVAWSVAWGIVQRTTPAAKKSSEQLPGAGVSPYRVFYVGLLVKILQHYRWICVAWIGGAIVLYFMNPSTAERHWYLIGGLAPAYLYLFVQAVRWVNRRIYGPHWDFEKLLQQSTKTKGVSTPLLPSVTLWETQPTDRRNTLPPLLTALTQRVSMLLGRPITIQKPWLLGVIPRQQQYSTIFARNLTYQVLVSKPPNHSFTFVCDELTQRHLSETTPHLVSGFSALLVSQEGLDRSAPWLTVGISSVFQKPLIEGMLDHAARRMQRLLELRGEDVYLVASQMSIDELTRSVLAYDQRDNFWNVQIFSSFVITFTQAMLANDPTAARWQHLLKLAELKSPHDSLQDLATALGTTTEALLHEWRAWLERTAPPNPTFAAPASHQHLLARIYPQIRDRRTPADVKIDIVRHLGIQPYWEVGGVLVELLEDRRLSFREEVLEALAFVSGEKLGDDTAAWKAWWETTCKAHVISAALIVDTVAKDADATPVESVPDELPAASHHRDESCSTSAPQVTASSPPRDAATETKLKFPLGLVQVWILQMVGGILSVGMFVTMTMSLGTFIYPMFYGSLIIGMWGIVNAASRSVLQCRRIAYFQMLLLLSCDPINFFLGLISLGILNLRVVDEYLREVQQRETEQAEPTTENALVARSSS from the coding sequence ATGCCGCGCTTCAGCCTTCTGCAACTACTGCTTCTCGGCTCACTCGTCGCCATTGCCTTCGGGGTCTTCACCTCGAGTCAGCGACTCAGGCATGCCGACGCCCTGCAATCGATTCAGCTTTCACCCGATGGCCAAGTCCTTCTCGTCGGCTATCAAGACCGGTCGATCGAGGCCTGGTCACTCACCGGCGCGCGGCCGCAGTTGATTGGCAGCACATCGACCAAAGCCAGCTTTCCCGGCTATTTTGGAAACCAATCACTGGCGCTATTAAGCGATACCGAAGCGTTGCTGATCGACCTCGCGCCCAACAACGTATCTCCCTTAAGCTCACTTGGACCGGTCGAAATTGTCGCCTGGAACTTCCGCACCGGCAATCGCCGCGTCGTGCTCCGCAGCAGCGACTCGATTCACACACTCTCTTTCGCTCGCGATGCCGGCATCTTGGCGACCATCGCCACCAATCATTCCGAGGTCAAGCTCTACAACCTCGAAGACCAAACACTGATCGACAAATGGTCGGAACCTTCGATGATCGAGTCGCTACATATCTCGCAGAGTGGTCGCTACGTGACGGTTATGAATTTCGTGGGAGAGCAATCCACCTACGACATCAGCGATCTCTCGAAGCGTCAGAAGCAATCGCTATCGCAGAGCGGATTCTGCCCACCTGCGATCACTGATAACGGCCAGATCTTTCATTCGGTTCGGCAACGCGAAGATCAACTCTTTCGCACCCTGCTTCAGCAGCCAGCATCTAGCCCAGGAACCTTCACCACGCAAGAGCTGCCAGCCGCTGAAGAGTTGATCTGCCTGGCTGCTAACAGCGATGGAACAAAGCTGGCGGTGAAAACCAGCGATGCCCTTGAACTGTGGCAGTTCGATTCGGAAACGGCCGCTCAGCCGAGTCGGCGCATCCCACTGAAAGTGTCGAAACGTCGCTTCGATCCTTTGGCGCTGACTTACTTTTTCCAAGATCAACTTGCGATTTCCGCCGACGGAAACGTAGTCGCTTCGCTCGACTTTCCCACGGGGCTCACGATTTGGAAGGATGCAGAGTTTCAGCAGCCGCTCCAGATTGGTTCGCGGCAGCGGCTGCTGCTAATTGCGATTTACTGGGGGGCGATTGTCGCCTGGAGTGTGGCCTGGGGCATTGTGCAGCGAACGACCCCAGCAGCTAAAAAAAGTAGCGAGCAACTCCCTGGGGCCGGGGTTAGTCCCTACCGTGTTTTCTATGTCGGACTGCTGGTGAAGATCCTGCAGCACTATCGCTGGATCTGCGTCGCCTGGATCGGCGGGGCGATCGTGCTCTATTTCATGAATCCCTCAACTGCGGAGCGTCACTGGTATCTCATCGGGGGTCTCGCGCCCGCATATTTGTACCTGTTTGTGCAAGCGGTTCGCTGGGTGAATCGACGTATTTATGGCCCTCACTGGGACTTCGAAAAACTGCTGCAACAGTCCACCAAAACCAAAGGAGTGTCGACTCCGCTGCTCCCGAGCGTAACCCTGTGGGAAACACAACCCACCGATCGCCGCAACACATTGCCACCGCTGCTGACTGCGCTTACGCAAAGGGTCAGCATGCTCTTGGGCCGCCCGATTACGATCCAAAAACCGTGGCTGCTCGGCGTGATACCACGGCAACAGCAGTACTCCACGATCTTTGCCCGCAACCTGACATACCAGGTGCTCGTCAGCAAGCCGCCGAATCACTCCTTTACGTTTGTTTGCGACGAACTTACACAGCGGCATCTCAGCGAAACGACTCCCCATCTAGTTTCGGGTTTTAGCGCGCTACTGGTGAGTCAGGAAGGACTCGATCGCTCGGCCCCGTGGCTCACCGTCGGGATTAGTTCGGTCTTTCAAAAGCCGCTGATCGAAGGGATGCTCGACCACGCAGCCCGACGAATGCAGCGACTTCTCGAACTCCGTGGGGAGGACGTTTATCTGGTCGCTTCTCAAATGAGCATCGATGAATTGACTCGCTCGGTTTTGGCGTACGACCAGCGCGACAATTTTTGGAACGTTCAGATCTTCAGCAGCTTCGTCATCACCTTCACGCAAGCTATGCTGGCCAACGACCCGACAGCAGCACGCTGGCAACATTTGCTGAAGCTCGCCGAGCTGAAGTCGCCCCATGATTCACTTCAGGATCTAGCCACAGCGCTCGGGACTACTACCGAGGCACTTCTTCACGAGTGGCGAGCGTGGCTAGAGCGCACCGCTCCACCGAACCCGACGTTTGCAGCCCCTGCCAGCCACCAGCATCTGTTGGCGCGAATTTATCCGCAGATTCGCGATCGGCGGACCCCGGCCGATGTGAAAATCGACATCGTACGGCACTTGGGAATCCAGCCCTATTGGGAAGTGGGTGGCGTGCTCGTCGAACTGCTCGAAGATCGCCGTCTCTCGTTTCGCGAGGAAGTGCTCGAGGCGCTTGCGTTTGTCTCCGGCGAGAAACTGGGGGACGACACAGCAGCGTGGAAAGCGTGGTGGGAAACCACCTGTAAAGCGCACGTGATTTCCGCCGCTTTGATCGTCGATACCGTTGCGAAAGATGCGGATGCTACCCCGGTAGAGTCAGTGCCAGACGAACTTCCTGCAGCGAGTCACCATCGCGACGAGAGCTGCTCGACTTCGGCGCCGCAAGTCACCGCAAGTTCGCCCCCGCGCGATGCTGCAACTGAGACCAAGCTAAAATTTCCGCTGGGACTCGTGCAGGTTTGGATTCTGCAAATGGTCGGCGGAATCTTGTCGGTGGGAATGTTCGTCACGATGACAATGAGCCTCGGGACCTTCATTTACCCGATGTTCTATGGCTCGCTGATCATCGGCATGTGGGGAATCGTGAATGCGGCGTCGCGATCGGTTTTACAGTGCCGCAGGATCGCCTATTTTCAGATGCTGCTGCTCCTCAGCTGCGACCCGATCAACTTTTTCCTGGGGCTGATTTCGCTCGGCATTTTGAACTTGCGCGTGGTGGATGAGTACCTCCGCGAAGTTCAGCAGCGCGAAACGGAACAGGCCGAACCGACGACCGAAAACGCACTGGTCGCGCGGTCGAGTTCTTAA